One Trachemys scripta elegans isolate TJP31775 unplaced genomic scaffold, CAS_Tse_1.0 scaffold_28, whole genome shotgun sequence genomic window carries:
- the DDR1 gene encoding epithelial discoidin domain-containing receptor 1 isoform X1, with protein sequence MRPIILCSFLLASVQASELEGHFDLAKCRYALGMQDRTIPDEDLSASSAWSDSTAAKHSRLDTSDGDGAWCPAGPVYPNDAEFLEVDLRRLHFLTLVGTQGRHAGGHGKEFARTYRLHYSRDRRHWLAWKDRWGNEVISGNENTNEVVLKDLGPPIIARYVRFYPRADRVMSVCLRVELYGCIWRDGLQSYTAPLGQTMALQPEPVYLNDSTYDGYSVSKLQFGGLGQLTDGVVGLDDFTQTKELRVWPGYDYVGWRNDSFPKGYLEMEFEFDSLRVFTYMKIYCNNMHTRGVSIFRQVDCRFKRSLPTAWEPELVSHELAVDVKDPSARSVTVPLEGHLGRFLQCHFHFSGTWMLFSEIAFLSDVVDDGSVSGTSHWPPMAGPRPSGRGAAAPRVLEDPGSTLHRDTGVTSNLTLQDLEVQGDSKSGQPIAKDDNSNTSILIGCLVAIILLLLVVIFLILWRQYWKKILGKAQRRISDDDLTVHLSVPGDTIVINNTMGSQRHSNRYERIHSGETEYQEPSRARMKLPELPHGAENSALLLNNPAYRLFLATYAQPMGGLARPPADGAKPINTDACSGDYMEPDPAGAQAVAQNNVPHYAEADIINLQGVTGGNTYAVPAVAVDALAGKDMALGEFPRGRLLFKEKLGEGQFGEVHLCEIESPQDLPILEFPFNVRKGRPLLVAVKILRSDATKNARNDFLKEVKIMSRLKDPNIVRLLGVCVRDDPLCMITEYMENGDLNQFLSSHELEDKLGGSTSDAPTISYPTLVHVAAQIASGMKFLASLNFVHRDLATRNCLVGEGFTIKIADFGMSRNLYSGDYYRIQGRAVLPIRWMAWECILMGKFTTASDVWAFGVTLWEVLMLCQEQPYSELTDEQVIENAGQFFRDQGEQIYLSRPPACPLALYEVMLRCWVRESKDRPSFQHIHRFLSEDALNMV encoded by the exons ATGAGACCCATAATCCTTTGCAGTTTCCTCTTGGCGTCTGTCCAGGCATCGGAACTGGAGGGGCACTTTGATCTAG ccaagTGTCGCTACGCGCTGGGCATGCAGGATCGAACCATCCCTGACGAGGATCTATCTGCCTCGAGTGCCTGGTCTGACTCCACGGCCGCCAAGCACAGCCG GCTGGACACGAGTGACGGGGACGGGGCGTGGTGCCCGGCGGGGCCCGTTTATCCCAACGATGCCGAGTTCCTGGAGGTCGACCTGCGGCGCCTGCACTTCCTGACCCTGGTGGGCACCCAGGGCCGCCACGCGGGGGGCCACGGCAAGGAGTTTGCCCGGACCTACCGCCTCCACTACAGCCGCGACCGGCGGCACTGGCTCGCCTGGAAGGACCGCTGGGGCAACGAG gtGATATCTGGGAACGAGAACACCAACGAGGTGGTACTGAAGGACCTGGGGCCGCCCATCATCGCCCGCTACGTGCGCTTCTACCCACGCGCTGACCGCGTCATGAGCGTCTGCCTCCGCGTGGAGCTGTACGGCTGCATCTGGCGCG ACGGGCTGCAGTCCTATACCGCCCCCCTGGGCCAGACCATGGCCCTCCAGCCGGAGCCTGTCTACCTCAACGACTCCACCTATGACGGCTACAGTGTCAGCAA gctgcagttcggggggctggggcagctgaCGGATGGCGTGGTGGGGCTGGATGACTTCACCCAGACTAAGGAGCTGCGGGTCTGGCCGGGCTACGACTACGTGGGCTGGAGAaatgactccttccccaaaggctACCTGGAGATGGAGTTTGAGTTCGACAGCCTGCGGGTGTTCACTTACATGAAG ATCTACTGCAATAACATGCACACGCGGGGGGTGAGCATATTCCGGCAGGTGGATTGCAGGTTCAAACGCAGCCTCCCCACGGCCTGGGAGCCCGAACTTGTCTCCCATGAGCTGGCTGTGGACGTCAAGGACCCCAGTGCCCGGTCAGTCACCGTGCCCCTTGAGGGGCACCTCGGGCGTTTCCTGCAATGCCACTTCCATTTCTCCGGCACTTGGATGCTCTTCAGTGAGATCGCCTTCCTCTCGG ATGTGGTGGACGACGGGTCCGTTTCTGGAACAAGCCACTGGCCCCCGATGGCTGGCCCCCGGCCCTCGGGCAGGGGTGCTGCAGCCCCCCGTGTGCTGGAAGACCCTGGCTCCACCCTTCACAGAGACACTGGGGTCACATCCAACCTCACACTCCAGG ACCTCGAGGTCCAAGGAGACTCTAAATCTGGCCAGCCAATCGCCAAGGATGATAACAGCAATACCTccattctgattggctgcctggtGGCCATTATCCTGCTGCTATTGGTCGTCATCTTCCTCATACTTTGGAGGCAATATTGGAAAAAGATCCTGGGGAAA GCCCAGCGGCGAATCTCCGACGACGACCTGACCGTGCACTTGTCGGTCCCGGGCGACACCATCGTCATCAACAACACGATGGGCTCCCAACGCCACTCGAATCGCTACGAGCGCATCCACTCGGGGGAGACCGAGTATCAGGAGCCCAGCCGTGCCCGCATGAAATTGCCCGAGCTGCCCCATGGTGCCGAGAACTCCG CTCTGCTGCTCAACAACCCGGCCTATCGGCTCTTCCTGGCCACATACGCCCAACCAATGGGAGGGCTCGCTCGCCCGCCAGCCGACGGGGCTAAGCCAATCAACACAGATG CCTGCAGCGGTGACTACATGGAACCAGACCCTGCCGGGGCCCAGGCCGTGGCGCAGAACAATGTCCCGCACTACGCCGAGGCAGACATTATCAACCTGCAGGGGGTGACGGGCGGGAACACCTACGCCGTGCCCGCTGTGGCCGTGGACGCGCTGGCCGGCAAGGACATGGCCCTAGGGGAATTCCCCCGGGGGCGTCTCCTCTTCAAGGAGAAGCTAGGGGAGGGGCAGTTTGGAGAG GTGCATCTCTGTGAGATAGAAAGTCCCCAGGATCTGCCCATTCTGGAGTTCCCATTCAACGTGCGCAAGGGACGCCCGCTGCTGGTGGCCGTGAAAATCCTGCGCTCTGATGCAACCAAGAATGCCAG gaatGACTTCCTGAAGGAGGTGAAGATCATGTCACGGCTGAAGGACCCCAACATCGTGCGGCTGCTGGGCGTGTGCGTGCGGGACGACCCCCTGTGCATGATCACCGAGTACATGGAGAACGGGGACCTCAACCAGTTTCTCAGCAGCCACGAGCTGGAGGACAAGCTGGGGGGCAGCACCAGCGATGCCCCCACCATCAG CTACCCCACGCTGGTCCACGTGGCGGCTCAGATTGCCTCGGGGATGAAGTTTCTGGCCTCTCTCAACTTTGTGCACCGGGACCTGGCCACGCGCAATTGCCTGGTGGGGGAGGGCTTCACCATCAAGATCGCCGACTTCGGCATGAGTCGCAACCTCTACTCGGGGGACTACTACCGCATCCAGGGGCGTGCCGTGCTGCCCATCCGCTGGATGGCCTGGGAGTGCATCCTCATG GGGAAGTTCACCACGGCCAGCGACGTCTGGGCCTTCGGGGTGACACTCTGGGAGGTGCTGATGCTGTGTCAGGAGCAACCCTACAGCGAGCTCACCGACGAGCAGGTCATCGAGAATGCCGGACAGTTCTTCCGGGACCAGGGCGAGCAG aTATACCTGTCCcggccccctgcctgccccctggctCTCTATGAGGTGATGCTGCGCTGCTGGGTCCGCGAGTCCAAGGACCGTCCCTCCTTCCAGCACATCCACCGCTTCCTGTCTGAGGACGCCCTCAATATGGTGTGA
- the DDR1 gene encoding epithelial discoidin domain-containing receptor 1 isoform X2: MRPIILCSFLLASVQASELEGHFDLAKCRYALGMQDRTIPDEDLSASSAWSDSTAAKHSRLDTSDGDGAWCPAGPVYPNDAEFLEVDLRRLHFLTLVGTQGRHAGGHGKEFARTYRLHYSRDRRHWLAWKDRWGNEVISGNENTNEVVLKDLGPPIIARYVRFYPRADRVMSVCLRVELYGCIWRDGLQSYTAPLGQTMALQPEPVYLNDSTYDGYSVSKLQFGGLGQLTDGVVGLDDFTQTKELRVWPGYDYVGWRNDSFPKGYLEMEFEFDSLRVFTYMKIYCNNMHTRGVSIFRQVDCRFKRSLPTAWEPELVSHELAVDVKDPSARSVTVPLEGHLGRFLQCHFHFSGTWMLFSEIAFLSDVVDDGSVSGTSHWPPMAGPRPSGRGAAAPRVLEDPGSTLHRDTGVTSNLTLQDLEVQGDSKSGQPIAKDDNSNTSILIGCLVAIILLLLVVIFLILWRQYWKKILGKAQRRISDDDLTVHLSVPGDTIVINNTMGSQRHSNRYERIHSGETEYQEPSRARMKLPELPHGAENSACSGDYMEPDPAGAQAVAQNNVPHYAEADIINLQGVTGGNTYAVPAVAVDALAGKDMALGEFPRGRLLFKEKLGEGQFGEVHLCEIESPQDLPILEFPFNVRKGRPLLVAVKILRSDATKNARNDFLKEVKIMSRLKDPNIVRLLGVCVRDDPLCMITEYMENGDLNQFLSSHELEDKLGGSTSDAPTISYPTLVHVAAQIASGMKFLASLNFVHRDLATRNCLVGEGFTIKIADFGMSRNLYSGDYYRIQGRAVLPIRWMAWECILMGKFTTASDVWAFGVTLWEVLMLCQEQPYSELTDEQVIENAGQFFRDQGEQIYLSRPPACPLALYEVMLRCWVRESKDRPSFQHIHRFLSEDALNMV, from the exons ATGAGACCCATAATCCTTTGCAGTTTCCTCTTGGCGTCTGTCCAGGCATCGGAACTGGAGGGGCACTTTGATCTAG ccaagTGTCGCTACGCGCTGGGCATGCAGGATCGAACCATCCCTGACGAGGATCTATCTGCCTCGAGTGCCTGGTCTGACTCCACGGCCGCCAAGCACAGCCG GCTGGACACGAGTGACGGGGACGGGGCGTGGTGCCCGGCGGGGCCCGTTTATCCCAACGATGCCGAGTTCCTGGAGGTCGACCTGCGGCGCCTGCACTTCCTGACCCTGGTGGGCACCCAGGGCCGCCACGCGGGGGGCCACGGCAAGGAGTTTGCCCGGACCTACCGCCTCCACTACAGCCGCGACCGGCGGCACTGGCTCGCCTGGAAGGACCGCTGGGGCAACGAG gtGATATCTGGGAACGAGAACACCAACGAGGTGGTACTGAAGGACCTGGGGCCGCCCATCATCGCCCGCTACGTGCGCTTCTACCCACGCGCTGACCGCGTCATGAGCGTCTGCCTCCGCGTGGAGCTGTACGGCTGCATCTGGCGCG ACGGGCTGCAGTCCTATACCGCCCCCCTGGGCCAGACCATGGCCCTCCAGCCGGAGCCTGTCTACCTCAACGACTCCACCTATGACGGCTACAGTGTCAGCAA gctgcagttcggggggctggggcagctgaCGGATGGCGTGGTGGGGCTGGATGACTTCACCCAGACTAAGGAGCTGCGGGTCTGGCCGGGCTACGACTACGTGGGCTGGAGAaatgactccttccccaaaggctACCTGGAGATGGAGTTTGAGTTCGACAGCCTGCGGGTGTTCACTTACATGAAG ATCTACTGCAATAACATGCACACGCGGGGGGTGAGCATATTCCGGCAGGTGGATTGCAGGTTCAAACGCAGCCTCCCCACGGCCTGGGAGCCCGAACTTGTCTCCCATGAGCTGGCTGTGGACGTCAAGGACCCCAGTGCCCGGTCAGTCACCGTGCCCCTTGAGGGGCACCTCGGGCGTTTCCTGCAATGCCACTTCCATTTCTCCGGCACTTGGATGCTCTTCAGTGAGATCGCCTTCCTCTCGG ATGTGGTGGACGACGGGTCCGTTTCTGGAACAAGCCACTGGCCCCCGATGGCTGGCCCCCGGCCCTCGGGCAGGGGTGCTGCAGCCCCCCGTGTGCTGGAAGACCCTGGCTCCACCCTTCACAGAGACACTGGGGTCACATCCAACCTCACACTCCAGG ACCTCGAGGTCCAAGGAGACTCTAAATCTGGCCAGCCAATCGCCAAGGATGATAACAGCAATACCTccattctgattggctgcctggtGGCCATTATCCTGCTGCTATTGGTCGTCATCTTCCTCATACTTTGGAGGCAATATTGGAAAAAGATCCTGGGGAAA GCCCAGCGGCGAATCTCCGACGACGACCTGACCGTGCACTTGTCGGTCCCGGGCGACACCATCGTCATCAACAACACGATGGGCTCCCAACGCCACTCGAATCGCTACGAGCGCATCCACTCGGGGGAGACCGAGTATCAGGAGCCCAGCCGTGCCCGCATGAAATTGCCCGAGCTGCCCCATGGTGCCGAGAACTCCG CCTGCAGCGGTGACTACATGGAACCAGACCCTGCCGGGGCCCAGGCCGTGGCGCAGAACAATGTCCCGCACTACGCCGAGGCAGACATTATCAACCTGCAGGGGGTGACGGGCGGGAACACCTACGCCGTGCCCGCTGTGGCCGTGGACGCGCTGGCCGGCAAGGACATGGCCCTAGGGGAATTCCCCCGGGGGCGTCTCCTCTTCAAGGAGAAGCTAGGGGAGGGGCAGTTTGGAGAG GTGCATCTCTGTGAGATAGAAAGTCCCCAGGATCTGCCCATTCTGGAGTTCCCATTCAACGTGCGCAAGGGACGCCCGCTGCTGGTGGCCGTGAAAATCCTGCGCTCTGATGCAACCAAGAATGCCAG gaatGACTTCCTGAAGGAGGTGAAGATCATGTCACGGCTGAAGGACCCCAACATCGTGCGGCTGCTGGGCGTGTGCGTGCGGGACGACCCCCTGTGCATGATCACCGAGTACATGGAGAACGGGGACCTCAACCAGTTTCTCAGCAGCCACGAGCTGGAGGACAAGCTGGGGGGCAGCACCAGCGATGCCCCCACCATCAG CTACCCCACGCTGGTCCACGTGGCGGCTCAGATTGCCTCGGGGATGAAGTTTCTGGCCTCTCTCAACTTTGTGCACCGGGACCTGGCCACGCGCAATTGCCTGGTGGGGGAGGGCTTCACCATCAAGATCGCCGACTTCGGCATGAGTCGCAACCTCTACTCGGGGGACTACTACCGCATCCAGGGGCGTGCCGTGCTGCCCATCCGCTGGATGGCCTGGGAGTGCATCCTCATG GGGAAGTTCACCACGGCCAGCGACGTCTGGGCCTTCGGGGTGACACTCTGGGAGGTGCTGATGCTGTGTCAGGAGCAACCCTACAGCGAGCTCACCGACGAGCAGGTCATCGAGAATGCCGGACAGTTCTTCCGGGACCAGGGCGAGCAG aTATACCTGTCCcggccccctgcctgccccctggctCTCTATGAGGTGATGCTGCGCTGCTGGGTCCGCGAGTCCAAGGACCGTCCCTCCTTCCAGCACATCCACCGCTTCCTGTCTGAGGACGCCCTCAATATGGTGTGA